Proteins from a genomic interval of Pirellulales bacterium:
- a CDS encoding D-TA family PLP-dependent enzyme gives MNQPWYTIDNVADLITPALVVYPDRVDENLRRMIARTGDVARLRPHVKTHKMPDVVRRKLALGITKFKCATIAEAEMLAQCGAPDVLLAYQPVGPNAARMAQLAATFPATHFSTVADDAQAVRELSAAVEAVGATIEVLLDLDVGMHRSGIAPGEQAVDLYRRIALSPGLKPGGLHVYDGHIRASDLAERREDAETAFAAVDNLLRDLAIAGLPVPRIVSGGTPTFPVYAGHVDRECSPGTCVFWDHAYATRFPDLDFLPAALLVTRVISRPTANRLCLDLGYKAVSPDNPDQRVHLLDLPDAKSVVHSEEHLAIETSHAGEFAVGDVLYGVPWHICPTVALHAAAVTIVNRRATGVWPVVARDRKLTI, from the coding sequence ATGAATCAGCCCTGGTACACGATCGACAATGTTGCCGACCTGATCACGCCCGCCCTGGTCGTTTATCCGGATCGGGTCGACGAGAACTTGCGCCGCATGATTGCCCGCACCGGCGACGTGGCGCGCCTGCGTCCGCACGTGAAAACGCACAAGATGCCAGACGTGGTGCGGCGCAAGCTGGCGTTGGGCATTACGAAATTCAAATGCGCGACGATCGCCGAAGCCGAGATGCTAGCCCAGTGCGGGGCGCCCGACGTGCTGCTGGCCTACCAGCCGGTCGGACCGAACGCGGCGCGAATGGCTCAGTTGGCCGCCACGTTTCCCGCGACACACTTTTCGACCGTGGCCGATGATGCCCAGGCAGTACGAGAACTGTCGGCGGCGGTCGAGGCCGTCGGCGCGACGATCGAAGTCCTGCTCGACCTGGACGTGGGCATGCATCGCAGCGGCATTGCTCCCGGTGAGCAGGCTGTTGACCTCTATCGTCGGATTGCGCTCTCACCTGGGCTCAAGCCTGGTGGGCTGCACGTCTACGACGGTCACATTCGCGCCTCGGACCTGGCCGAGCGTCGAGAAGATGCCGAGACGGCATTTGCCGCGGTGGACAACTTACTGCGCGACCTGGCAATCGCAGGCCTGCCCGTGCCACGCATCGTCAGTGGTGGCACACCAACGTTCCCAGTCTATGCCGGCCACGTGGACCGCGAATGCAGTCCCGGTACGTGCGTGTTTTGGGATCATGCCTACGCCACGCGTTTTCCGGATCTCGACTTCCTGCCAGCGGCGCTCTTGGTGACCCGCGTCATCAGCCGGCCGACGGCGAATCGTTTGTGTCTGGACCTGGGCTATAAGGCGGTCTCACCCGACAATCCCGACCAGCGCGTTCACTTGCTCGATCTGCCCGACGCGAAATCGGTCGTTCACAGCGAAGAGCATCTGGCGATCGAAACCTCGCATGCCGGCGAGTTCGCTGTGGGCGACGTCTTATATGGCGTGCCCTGGCATATATGTCCCACCGTCGCTCTGCACGCGGCGGCCGTTACAATCGTCAATCGTCGCGCAACAGGCGTCTGGCCCGTGGTTGCCCGCGACCGAAAGCTGACCATCTAA
- a CDS encoding type 1 glutamine amidotransferase domain-containing protein — protein sequence MSEPLAGQRFLMFVDDIYEDLELWYPRLRLIEAGAAVTVAGPAADRVYHGKHSYPCRSDAAIADMKAGDFHGVVIPGGFMPDKLRRDPQVLSLVREFAGAGKLVAAICHGGWIPISAGVYRGVRVTGSPGIKDDLVNAGAQWEDASVVIDRHFVSSRKPDDLPDFCRGILAVSGKR from the coding sequence ATGAGCGAGCCCCTGGCCGGCCAGCGTTTCCTGATGTTTGTCGATGACATCTATGAGGATCTGGAGCTATGGTACCCCCGGCTGCGGCTGATCGAGGCCGGGGCCGCGGTGACCGTGGCCGGTCCGGCGGCGGATCGCGTCTATCACGGTAAGCACAGCTATCCCTGCCGGTCGGACGCCGCCATAGCAGACATGAAGGCCGGAGACTTCCACGGCGTCGTAATTCCTGGCGGTTTCATGCCGGATAAGCTGCGCCGCGACCCGCAGGTCCTGTCGCTGGTGCGCGAATTCGCCGGGGCGGGCAAGCTCGTGGCCGCGATCTGCCACGGGGGTTGGATCCCCATTTCGGCGGGCGTGTATCGGGGCGTTCGGGTCACCGGCTCGCCCGGCATCAAAGACGATCTGGTCAACGCCGGGGCCCAGTGGGAGGATGCTTCCGTGGTCATCGACCGGCATTTCGTCTCCAGCCGTAAGCCGGATGATCTGCCGGACTTCTGCCGCGGGATCTTGGCGGTCAGCGGGAAGCGATAG